One genomic region from Leptospira montravelensis encodes:
- the rpmA gene encoding 50S ribosomal protein L27, which produces MATKKGGGSTKNGRDSVSKRLGVKVYGGQLAIAGNIIVRQRGTEYKPGKNVGIGRDHTLYALVDGVVTFEHVTRERQQISVYPKV; this is translated from the coding sequence ATGGCTACAAAGAAAGGTGGTGGATCCACAAAGAACGGTCGTGATTCGGTATCGAAAAGACTTGGTGTAAAAGTTTACGGTGGCCAACTAGCCATTGCTGGGAACATTATTGTTCGCCAAAGAGGAACTGAATACAAACCAGGAAAAAACGTAGGAATTGGTCGTGACCATACTCTTTACGCACTTGTTGACGGTGTTGTGACTTTCGAACATGTAACTAGAGAAAGACAACAAATCTCCGTTTACCCGAAAGTATAA